One window from the genome of Cucumis melo cultivar AY chromosome 10, USDA_Cmelo_AY_1.0, whole genome shotgun sequence encodes:
- the LOC103499112 gene encoding uncharacterized protein LOC103499112, producing MDYERILKPQPPGGGGFSPGKLRNMLLGLEKKRKEEEEELGSIYDLRSQALQIDEAGSSGSDICKDVDVVSVLPECSTSIKADSLVSEIVSEHRLKDNAYNSRLRMQDEPSFDIDSGQDGSTLLTSTFEFQKSERSARVPLGPFSKPAPSKWDDAQKWIASPTSNRPKTGQSQTQGGHLFGSRKLGIGLGSRQPSLKVVVEVPDRKVTSFEEPDTKQIDSHEANIGSVAQKFVCWDANPCAVADSSGKPALMIENSVGESAISLSQHDSSLAIQTATTFIPPPTTARSVSMRDMGTEMTPIASQEPSRTGTPVRATTPMRSPTSSVPSTPGRGAPTSSPTTAPIEHVDTNKELSEKEIQLKTRREIVVLGTQLGKLNIAAWASKEEEEKDASTSLKTVATEQPIKSVIETRAAAWEEAEKAKYMARFKREEMKIQAWENHQKAKTEAEMRRVEVKIERMRGQAHDRLTNKLAAVRHKAEEKLAAAEAKRNRQAAIAEQQADHIRQTGRIPSLFSCFYCCS from the exons ATGGACTACGAGAGGATTCTCAAGCCTCAG CCTCCCGGTGGAGGGGGGTTTTCACCTGGGAAGCTTAGGAATATGTTGCTTGGCTTggagaagaagaggaaggaggaggaggaagagcTTGGATCCATTTACGATTTAAGATCTCAAGCTTTGCAGATCGATGAGGCGG GCAGTAGCGGATCTGATATTTGCAAAGATGTGGATGTGGTCAGTGTTCTTCCGGAGTGCTCGACCTCAATAAAGGCTGATTCACTGGTTTCTGAGATAGTTAGTGAGCATAGGTTGAAGGATAATGCTTATAATTCACGACTTAGGATGCAAGATGAGCCTTCTTTTGATATTGATAGTGGGCAGGATGGTTCGACTTTGCTCACTTCAACCTTTGAGTTCCAGAAGTCAGAGAGGTCCGCACGAGTTCCCCTGGGACCCTTCTCTAAGCCAGCACCATCCAAATGGGATGATGCTCAGAAGTGGATTGCTAGCCCTACTTCAAATAGACCCAAAACAGGGCAATCTCAGACACAAGGTGGACATCTTTTTGGATCACGAAAACTAGGTATTGGTCTTGGGAGTCGTCAGCCATCTTTGAAGGTTGTGGTTGAAGTTCCGGATCGGAAAGTGACTTCTTTTGAGGAACCGGATACAAAGCAGATTGATAGTCACGAAGCTAACATTGGAAGTGTTGCTCAGAAGTTTGTTTGTTGGGATGCTAATCCATGCGCAGTAGCAGATTCAAGTGGCAAGCCTGCGTTGATGATTGAGAACTCTGTTGGAGAGTCAGCAA TTAGTCTCAGCCAACATGATTCATCTCTGGCCATTCAGACTGCAACTACATTTATTCCTCCTCCCACAACCGCTCGTTCTGTCTCAATGAGAGATATGGGTACAGAGATGACACCTATTGCAAGTCAAGAACCTTCAAGGACTGGAACTCCTGTGAGAGCAACAACACCAATGCGTAGTCCGACTTCTTCAGTACCATCAACTCCTGGGAGAGGTGCGCCAACTTCATCTCCTACCACTGCCCCTATTGAGCATGTAGATACTAACAAAGAGTTATCTGAGAAGGAGATACAGTTAAAAACTAGAAGAGAGATAGTGGTTCTCGGTACGCAATTGGGGAAACTGAACATTGCTGCATGGGCTAgcaaggaagaggaagaaaaagatgCATCGACGTCACTTAAAACTGTTGCAACCGAACAACCAATTAAAAGTGTGATAGAAACACGAGCAGCAGCATGGGAGGAGGCTGAAAAGGCTAAGTATATGGCTAG GTTCAAACGTGAAGAAATGAAGATTCAAGCATGGGAAAATCATCAGAAAGCAAAAACAGAAGCTGAAATGAGGAGAGTTGAG GTGAAAATAGAAAGAATGAGAGGACAAGCACATGATAGGCTTACAAATAAACTAGCAGCAGTGAGGCACAAAGCTGAAGAAAAGCTAGCAGCAGCGGAAGCGAAGAGAAACCGGCAAGCTGCAATAGCTGAACAACAAGCAGATCATATTCGCCAGACTGGTCGCAttccttctttattttcttgCTTCTATTGCTGCTCTTGA
- the LOC103499113 gene encoding protein TOM THREE HOMOLOG 1: METSSLGIDNSGVPAFLLTDGTSWWQEINYSRLWQDRIFFTLAALYGVVGIVALVQLVRIQLRVPEYGWTTQKVFHFLNFLVNGVRAVVFVFRRDVQNLEPPILQHILLDMPSLAFFTTYALLVLFWAEIYYQARAVSTDGLRPTFLTVNAVVYVIQIVLWLVLWWNPVHVLAILSKMFFACVSLFAALGFLIYGGRLFLMLQRFPVESKGRRKKLQEVGYVTTICFSCFLVRCIMMCFNAFDQAADLDVLDHPVLNFIYYLLVEIVPSSMVLFILRKLPPKRGITQYHPIR; encoded by the exons ATGGAGACTAGCAGCCTCGGCATTGATAATTCGGGGGTGCCGGCGTTTTTGTTGACCGACGGAACCTCTTGGTGGCAGGAGATCAACTATTCTCGCCTATGGCAGGATCGTATCTTCTTCACCCTTGCTGCTCTTTATGGCGTCGTCGGCATCGTCGCTCTT GTTCAACTAGTCCGTATACAATTGAGGGTGCCGGAGTATGGTTGGACCACGCAGAAGGTCTTCCATTTTCTAAATTTCTTGGTGAATGGAG TTCGGGCTGTTGTTTTCGTATTTCGCCGTGACGTGCAGAATTTGGAACCTCCG ATTCTCCAACATATCTTGCTTGACATGCCAAGCCTTGCCTTCTTTACAACATATgctcttttggttttgttttgggCAGAGATTTACTACCAG GCACGTGCTGTATCAACTGACGGGTTGAGACCAACTTTCCTTACAGTAAATGCCGTGGTCTATGTTATTCAG ATTGTTCTGTGGCTGGTATTGTGGTGGAATCCTGTTCATGTACTAGCCATACTTTCTAAGATGTTCTTTGCTTGTGTCTCTTTGTTTGCTGCCCTTGGGTTTCTTATTTATGGGGGAAG ATTATTCTTGATGTTACAGCGCTTCCCTGTGGAATCCAAAGGAAGACGTAAGAAGTTGCAAGAG GTTGGCTATGTGACAACTATATGTTTTTCATGTTTCCTAGTCAGATGCATCATG ATGTGCTTTAACGCTTTTGATCAAGCCGCTGACCTCGACGTTTTGGATCATCcagttctaaattttatttactACCTG TTGGTTGAGATCGTACCATCCTCTATGGTCCTCTTCATTCTTCGAAAGCTGCCCCCAAAACGAGGAATCACGCAGTACCATCCTATCCGTTAA
- the LOC103499113 gene encoding protein TOM THREE HOMOLOG 1 isoform X1 gives MAGSYLLHPCCSLWRRRHRRSCSTSPYTIEGAGVWLDHAEVRAVVFVFRRDVQNLEPPILQHILLDMPSLAFFTTYALLVLFWAEIYYQARAVSTDGLRPTFLTVNAVVYVIQIVLWLVLWWNPVHVLAILSKMFFACVSLFAALGFLIYGGRLFLMLQRFPVESKGRRKKLQEVGYVTTICFSCFLVRCIMMCFNAFDQAADLDVLDHPVLNFIYYLLVEIVPSSMVLFILRKLPPKRGITQYHPIR, from the exons ATGGCAGGATCGTATCTTCTTCACCCTTGCTGCTCTTTATGGCGTCGTCGGCATCGTCGCTCTT GTTCAACTAGTCCGTATACAATTGAGGGTGCCGGAGTATGGTTGGACCACGCAGAAG TTCGGGCTGTTGTTTTCGTATTTCGCCGTGACGTGCAGAATTTGGAACCTCCG ATTCTCCAACATATCTTGCTTGACATGCCAAGCCTTGCCTTCTTTACAACATATgctcttttggttttgttttgggCAGAGATTTACTACCAG GCACGTGCTGTATCAACTGACGGGTTGAGACCAACTTTCCTTACAGTAAATGCCGTGGTCTATGTTATTCAG ATTGTTCTGTGGCTGGTATTGTGGTGGAATCCTGTTCATGTACTAGCCATACTTTCTAAGATGTTCTTTGCTTGTGTCTCTTTGTTTGCTGCCCTTGGGTTTCTTATTTATGGGGGAAG ATTATTCTTGATGTTACAGCGCTTCCCTGTGGAATCCAAAGGAAGACGTAAGAAGTTGCAAGAG GTTGGCTATGTGACAACTATATGTTTTTCATGTTTCCTAGTCAGATGCATCATG ATGTGCTTTAACGCTTTTGATCAAGCCGCTGACCTCGACGTTTTGGATCATCcagttctaaattttatttactACCTG TTGGTTGAGATCGTACCATCCTCTATGGTCCTCTTCATTCTTCGAAAGCTGCCCCCAAAACGAGGAATCACGCAGTACCATCCTATCCGTTAA